Within Peromyscus leucopus breed LL Stock chromosome 7, UCI_PerLeu_2.1, whole genome shotgun sequence, the genomic segment CCACTAAGAAACCATCACTAACTTTCAATTGTTTCAACTATTATTCATGTAACATTTTGAGAATTTTTGAAATTTACAAAATTTCCAATGTCTCACGTGTTACTGATTCACTAAATATATTAGTACAGTTCTTTCCTGAATGATAAGATTATACATGCCTGTTTCATACAATTCTTTTCTATGCAAATTAGCACCAAAGTTATATTGATTTCTTTAGAACATTAATCTGGTGTGTAGTATTGAATGACAGAGTTTTAACTCTTGTTTTATAGGATCTCTGTTAATCTGAGCATTTACTATTTTGTTGCTTATAGAAGAATAATAGGAACAAAttatgaaaaccaaaataaatttgtCATCATAGAAGACACTTAGGTTATTCTTACAAACCATTTTAATATTTCGAGAATTTGGATTGCTTTCGTTTCTATTTAGTCATGAAATAATCCAATACATCATCTGCTTCTGTAGTCCCAATGGTGCCCCCATTCCCCTTCATTTAGAAAATTCTACAGTTCTCCAGGGTTTCTTTAAATTAGGAGGAAAGCAAGGTGATTTTTATTGTTGGAGAAACTGTAAATAATATTCATGCGATCTGCCAAGcaatgaatagattttttttttaaatctttaaacttATACTCAGTAAGATATAACTCATCAGGAAAGACATTGTTCCTCTAAAACCTAGTTTCCCCAGTGTGGGCTCTGTCTGTTGTGTTAGCTcataagaaatatataaaatctcaCCCACACCCAGACCTACTGGATCAGAGTAAGCATTTTAACACAGCTCTTTTAGTAATTCACATActcaaaatttttattatgaTGTGAAAGTATTGAAATGACAGGAACCAATTTGAAAAATAACTAGGCAGATGGGGAATTGGTGTTTATAATTACTTACTTTTCTCATGAGCATATTTTTAGAATAATGAGAGTccttagaaaacatttatttgctgACATGCAGTACCTGTAGAAGTTAAACTCAAGACAGTGCTTCATAGACACTCAGGTAACTGTGAATCTGCAGAGTTACAAAATAAGTGAGTCCTGGAAGATGCTGACAAGACATGTAGACTAGGATCAAAGGTACTATTTCTGTTGAGGACTAGGCCTGGCCTTCTCAACACTAACTGCAGAATGTGAGGAGCATGCTTCTACCAATTTTAGGATTAGTGCCATTTGCAAGTGgcaaataaaacttgaaattgaGAATTGCAGTAGAAGTAAGGTGAGTGTGTCTCATGTGATCACATATGTCATTTATGACTCTGAAGTCTGGGGCAATCAATGTCTTAACTCATGCAGAATCTcacttattcttttttgtttgtttgtttgttctttgagaaagggtttctctatgtagttttggtgctcatcctagatcttgctttgtagaccagactggccttgaactcacagagatctacctgcctcctgaatgctggaattaaaggtgtgcaccactgccgcccagtttattcttaaaaatacctttaaaaaccTGAAATGTGGCCGACTTGTATTACTAGAGACATAGGCAAATAAGTCCAACTTGTCATTTGGCTAGTAATGTAACTTATAGCACAAGAAGCAAGTGTGCTGTTCAGAAATTACAATATCCTGAACATGTTATAGGAGGGATGAATCCAATACATGACTATGGAGAATCACCGCACATAAACCATAGTGTTAGAATGAATATAAAAGGAAATGCATATTTACCAGATAACAAAGAAAAGGTGCTTGGTGACAACACTCTTGCAGGTAGACTGAACAGAGGTCTAGAATGTGGACAATGAAATGACTGTCACATTGTCTAGTAACTGTAACTAGCCAACCTTGTCCATCACAGATGGAGAGCCTTGTATGCATAAAGAATTTAGCAGGATCAATGTGACTGACCATTTGtggttttataaaagaaattaagGGAATCTTTCTTCTACATCTTTGAAAGTGAATTATCATCAAACTTAAGGCTCAGCATGTCCATGAGCATGTATAAGTAACTTGTTCCCCTTTAAAAATAACTAACTGACACAATTGTCTCTTGTGATTATTAAAGGGTGTGTCTTTGTGCTTTCATACATAATAAAATGTCTTACTGTATCACCTTTAAATGTTTTCCAAGCATCCTACAGCTTCTGTGTTTCATCATGCCAATGACTTTTCCTTAGTAACAATATCCACAGATAAAGCCATAGCCTGAAATGTAGCATAATAGCTTTATATCAGTGCCTGCTAGCCTCGTGAAAgccagaagaaatggaaacatgtgcaaggccttgggaaGAGGGATACAGCTACGGTACATGGTGGCCCCTAAGAGACCCACTGGTTCAACCATTAGTAGTCATTGTGACCTCTTGGTTTTATTCCAGTTCAGTATCACCTGAGCTGAGAAGCCACATTAGAGAACTTTTAGGTGTCATTGTGTAATAAGGTATAAGGGTAACCTAAAATAATATGGCATCATTTGTTACATTCTAAGATTTGTGTTTTCATGAAAAAGTCTGcatttccctttattttctctGGGTCTATGAATTTGATTGTTTAATTGAATTGGAGGTATATTTTTAGTTTAGAATATCTTGAATTGTCCTTCCCAGATCTATGAAGAATTCtgttgaaattttgatgtaatttgtagattgcttttggtaggatggccatttttactatgttaatcttacctacCCATgtgcatgggagatctttacattttcaatttctgtcttcaaataCTTGATGTTTTTAGCATACAAATCTTTCACatgctttgttagagttaccccaggatattttatattgtttgagaCTATTATGAAAGATGTTGTTTCCCTGGGTTTTTCTCAGTcgatttgttacttgtatataggaaggctattgATTTATATAAGTGAATTTCATAGTCAGCCACTTGACTCAAAGAGTTTATTAGCTGGAGGAATTTCTTGGAGGAATTTTTTGAGTCACTTATGTATGTAGTCATATCATGTGCCAATAAAGATAATTCAATTATAATAATTatgaatttttactttttgaaataattaatatatgtattcattatataacagaacaaggaaagaaatctgTAACTCTTCACTCTCCATTTCTGGAGTTCTGCCTTTGACGCCCTCTAATTTATGGAAAttgaagggaaaagaagaaaacttgGGGCACTAACATTTGCTATTCCTGAAATTTTGTCAGTAATTGTCATTTGCTTAACAATTGGTTGGACGTAGTTAACAAAAAGTTTGATTGATAAGTCTCTTCCACTTATGAGTTAGGTGGAATTATTctcctcaaaatattttaaaataatgactcaaACCAGCTACTGTATTGGTCCAAGTGTGTCTTTCAGTAAATGATGTGGTTTCGAAATAGAATTTATAAACTCTAGGTTCAAAGGTTTGACAtgttgaaaatagaaaattgaCAGCATAAAGTTTTTCAACactacaaacacaaataaaatgttttctataaaatattattaattttgaaactcAAGGTTAGTAAATATTAAAAGTAGATAACTTCCACCTAATGAAGATGGTACAGAGTGAAGTAATCATATAGAATTTTAGGGGCCACCTGCCCACAAAAGAAGAGCAACCATTTCTCTCAAAAGgctctattttttcctttcagaatctgAACAGAGGGCATGGAAAAAGGTAATCACTCTACAGTGACCAAATTCTTTCTGGCTGGGTTAACAGACCAACCAGAGCTGCAGCTGCccctgttcctcctcttccttggaaTCTACCTGCTCACAGTGCTGGGGAACCTGGGAATGATCATCCTGATCCTGCTCAGCTCCCACCTAcacacccccatgtacttcttcctcagcagTCTCTCCTTCATTGACCTATGCCAATCTACTGTCATTACCCCCAAAATGCTGGTGAGCTTTGTTATGGAGAAGAATGACATCTCCTACCCTGAGTGCATGATTCAACtttacttctttctcctttttgctaTTTCCGAATGTTACATGCTGGCTGCAATGGCATATGATCGCTATGTTGCCATCTGCAGCCCCTTGCTTTACAGCATCATCATGTCTCAACAGGCCTGCCTTTCTCTTGTATTAGGAGTTTATATTTTAGGTGTAGTTTGTGCATCGGCTCACGTAGGATGTATGTTTAGGATTCATTTCTGCAGATTTGATTTGATCAATCATTATTTCTGTGACCTTATTTCTATCCTTAAGCTCTCCTGCACTAGTATTTATGTGAATGAATTGATGATCCTAATTTTTAGTGGAATTAATATCATTGCCCCAACCCTGACCATCCTTAGTTCTTACACTTTCATCATTATCAGCATCCTACGCATTAAATCTACTGAGGGCAGATCCAAAGCCTTCAGCACCTGCAGCTCCCATATCTCAGCCGTTGCTGTCTTTTTTGGTTCTGCTGCATTTATGTATTTGAACCCATCATCTTCCAGCTCAATGGATGAAGGGAAAGTGTCTTCTGTGTTTTACACCATCATTGTGCCCATGCTCAACCCCCTGATCTACAGTCTAAGGAACAAGGACGTCAATATTGCACTGAAGAAAATCATAGAAAGAAGATCATTCTTGTGAAAAACATAATgtgtaaaatatttcattagctCTTAATCTGAGGTTACTATATGGTATATattgaatatgttttattttagtcATTCTATGTAATTTTACTTCACCTCATGAAATTCTatgactttatttcttttccatgaTCTTCTTAATACTATTCCCCCAATATCCCACCTCATCTCTTCTTCTTGGGGTCACTAACATATTCTTAGTATCTGGAATGTATTTGTTACTATCAGACTTTgataattttgatatttatttcccCCCTAATATACGCATATGATAGCCAATATGCAACCAACATAA encodes:
- the LOC114691249 gene encoding olfactory receptor 146, with the translated sequence MEKGNHSTVTKFFLAGLTDQPELQLPLFLLFLGIYLLTVLGNLGMIILILLSSHLHTPMYFFLSSLSFIDLCQSTVITPKMLVSFVMEKNDISYPECMIQLYFFLLFAISECYMLAAMAYDRYVAICSPLLYSIIMSQQACLSLVLGVYILGVVCASAHVGCMFRIHFCRFDLINHYFCDLISILKLSCTSIYVNELMILIFSGINIIAPTLTILSSYTFIIISILRIKSTEGRSKAFSTCSSHISAVAVFFGSAAFMYLNPSSSSSMDEGKVSSVFYTIIVPMLNPLIYSLRNKDVNIALKKIIERRSFL